Sequence from the Chloroflexota bacterium genome:
CGAAAGCACACGCTGCACCGGGAGACGAAGTAGGAGCACGACCGGAGGCCCGAAAGGGCCTGCCCGTGCACAGGCCAGTAGCTCAACTTGGCAGAGCATCGCTCTCCAAAAGCGAGGGTTGCGGGTTCAAGTCCTGCCTGGCCTGCCTCTGAGAGACGAAGACACCGTCGCACGAGGCCTGCAGTCCGAACGTGCGCGGTGTCTTGAAATGTTATCGTCCGAATTATAGAGTGCTTGCCGAGGGTGAAGAGTGGCGAAGACATCAGCACCGAAGAAAGAGAACCGAATCGTCCGCTACCTGCGCGAGACGCGGGCCGAACTGGCGAAGGTTACCTGGCCCACGCGCGAGGAGGCGCTGCGCCTGACCGGTATCGTCCTGGCGACGACCATCGGGTTTGCGCTGTTCCTGGGGGTGGTGGACTACCTGCTCTCCAAGTTGTTCGCGCTGCTGGTAAGATAGTCTCAACGGTGCATGCTCGCCTGGGCATAGCAAGGTTGTCTGGGGACTGATGGAAGAAGAAAAAGCCGTATTGCCCGAGAACCCAATAGAACAGATGGCGGATACAAGCGCCGCGCCCGAGGAGGCGCCGACGGCCGACGCCGCGTCCGAGGAGGCGCCGACGGCCGACGCCGCGCCCGAGGAGGCGCCGACGGTTGACGCCGCGCCCGAGGAAGCGTCCGCCGAGGTCGCCATTGAGGCGGCTGGCGAGGACGCTGCCGAGG
This genomic interval carries:
- the secE gene encoding preprotein translocase subunit SecE, yielding MAKTSAPKKENRIVRYLRETRAELAKVTWPTREEALRLTGIVLATTIGFALFLGVVDYLLSKLFALLVR